The DNA sequence tggcatgcctggcagatctgtaggaaacacatccagaaaatctcGCACCACTGGAACAGAATCAATAATACGAGTATCagtaccaacatccctcacaaaggccaaatatgacagacatcccTTCCCAACTATCCGTTGggacttcaaataagaaatcactATGCTGGggacataatctagagaacctctccactcgatccatGGAAAACCCGGCAtcaccaacgtcacagtcttagcatgaaaATCCagcatagcatgacatggagacagccaatccatacccaagatcacgtcgaaattaaccatactaagcaataagagataaactctagtctccaatcccccaatagtcactacacatgatcgatagacatggtctacaaaaatagtatcacccacatgcgtggatacatgaacagatgagattaaggactcacggggcatatccatataacgagtaaaatatgatgatacatatgaataagtggaaccagggtcaaataatacagaagcaactctgtggcatactgagacaatacatatgatcactgtgtctgaagcaacaacatctgctctggcaggaagagcatagaatcgGACCTGGCCGCCACCTAATCGGCCTCTCCTCTAAAGCGAACCCTATCTACCTGAGCCCTACCCCGAGCTGGATGGGCGGGTGGTGatgtaactggtgctgaagtcgtagtctggcCCCTCTATGAAAATGGGCCTCCTAAGAGACGGGGACActgcctcctgatgtgaccaaacTCCCTACACTAATAGCAACCCCAATCCGATAATGGTGGTGGGGACTAGATCGGGCCCTGAGAACCAAAATACCCACCCAAACCTCAAGACCTCTAGGCCTCCCTCTCTTCATGCTCATGACTACGGACTATCTCTATCTACCGagaaatatcaaccacctcattgaAAGTAGCACCAaataccctctcccgagtcataagcaaccgcaaccgatatgtgaggccatcaatgaacctcctaatcctcttcctatcagtgggaactaaccaaactgtgtgacgagccaactctgaaaacctcatctcatattgGGTCACAAACATGTCATCCAGacatagctgctcaaactatctacgcAGCTCCTCCATGCGAGattgcggcacgaacttctccaggaagagAACGGAGagctcatgccatgaaagtggtgctgcaccaaccggcttgcgcctctcataagccttccaccatctgaaggcagccccagtaaactgaaaagtaatgAATGAGACCCTACTAGTCTTCAGGATACCTAACGTCTGAAGAATTCGCtggcacctgtccaaaaagtcctggcATCCTCatactcagccccactgaatgatggaggctagAGTCTCCCAAATCTTTCTAGTCACCTATGCTtatcatcagtcataacgggacccacctaGGCCTGAGAAACTGCAACCGtgttgggctggtagtgcccccggtgtctgaagtctcTGCATCACCTACTTTGGTGTAcgagcggtgggagtctgagtacctccctcggcctgagaagtggctgctgcggccggaacaaaaaccgcttgagcaaggctagtgcacacagtcaatatctgagccaaagcctcttgaaggcctgaaatcacaatgggcatgactggtgcctgagctggccctacTGGCTCAACCATATCTGGTACCTGCTGATCGCGTCCAATTGCACACCTCAAAAGAAGTATGAAACGGTCATTTGCAATAATAAAACctaactaagagtcggggtcgaatccacagggagctaagtTGAGAGTTAGGGATATATATTCTAATGCGCGTGATTGAATTATCttgatttgcacttccacaaaaggttttgtttctatttctaattttacactaaagattgcagaataaagaaagaagactaggaatagttatttttgaggtttttcaaattggtaaaaagcctagggttgtgaccattgcccaggtgtttgcctaatgggataaagaccttaatgcttgttttgttgatcggggtgtattatagctatcaactctcaattacccactcaatacctctcggtcagagagtgattttgctcaatttggctttctcaagaccaaatgagtatcacacaaaacaattgataaaagctcaagtcgggttattactatctctaggtttaaccctttaattgggttaatcaatctctcgattgacccaattccttgttaggcaagttttcctagactaagtctctctttctcaagtagagactaagtcaaataggcatgaactaatatttgtaaccattaattccAAAAATTagagcatgaactaggctaaataacaaacacccaatcataaataagccctaatttaattacccataaggttaacacacaaaggttgggtcacaaccctagtaaaaatctagctactcatgcttggatttgaaaaagaagaagaagaagaagaaagactaattaaactcataatgtaagcttaaaataataaaatctattgtaaaatacaccaaaatatagtaaacttccaaaagaggcaaagaaaaatggctatagTAATTGTTGATTTcaaaaacttaacctaatttcgtgaaactcttctatttatataaGTTTGAAAATCTCGGACAAAGATACCTCTCgtgaggttctacggccgcactatTCCAAATGTCGTCCGAAGACTTATTCATCTGACTGGAGTGGGGATTCTTCGGCCGCATAATTCTAAATTGCGGCTGTGAGGCAACATTTTTGCTTTCTGCAGATTATTTTTGCGGTCGAAAACCAGTCTTCTGCAGTCTGCACATTTATGTCTGCtaccgcacaattattgtacgGTCCGCAATCCACAGGGACTCGGGACTTGGAAATTTGCACACGCTCTGAACTTGAGTCCTAGCCCAGctcttgcggccgcacaattcatgtgcgattCGCAATTTGCACAAATATCTGCTGAATTTTGCTTCTTTGTTTGCGGCTGCATGTGGAATTTTGAGGTCCGCAATTgtttctgcggaccacacattgtATGCTTTTGTGCCCTTTTTGTTGCCTTGTGCTTGCACTACTCCTCTTTGAGccagatttcatctcgggagtccaacttccaacattcttgcaattttgcacatttcattagtttcggaaatgcaattcaatgcttttagactaaaacaaaagctaaaaggcgctaataagtagtcaaaatccccacttatcaactcccccaaacttaaatcttttcttgtcctcaagcaaacaatttagttcccacctccacaagttaagggtcatttcagcaagtcaaaggtgagccattcacacatcagttaagaccaacaattacccacactacttatgtattatcaacaaggcgacaagttaaacatatATGCACACAtatttctaatgtgacacttgagcatcaagaattgactttactcatcaaggacacTCGTtctctcatgtaggtcattgtggatcccaaactcttcctcctctactctccgttttcctagctcacttaagaattttagcaatCAAAAGATTTATGAAatgttcactcatctctctcaagataatgtcgcaagtacggcttcaagtatcATATGCTTGCCCTTCatatagatcgccactaatgtaagttcactcggctcgagatcaaatagaacttctttcgggatgtgatgaaggcttttggattagggttggatacaatatAGTTGTGTGGTTACaccttccttaagcactccatcatTCATTTCTTGGCTCGCACTTTGCCAATTCATtaaggcactttcttttccttgggggactagagagacttaacatcactctttcttgatcattacattcatatttctccatgtttggaatcattgcctttctttgaatcccttcaacacTTCTACTTATTtattttgttgcatttttctttttgttcttttcttttcttctcatcatttatttttctctttttgtgccttgataccctttttcaatttcctcatctctcccccaaacttacgtttttagccatttgtttcacatgagtgttaaggaaagcccgggtgccaagagagggtcataaTAGAATGggaaggcttgtaacatggttttcaaatgagaaaggctaaaggctcGAAGAGTTTTACTAGGGATGACATCATTGGtaggcaatagaaaactcaaacgggcgAAGGAACatctacaatcacttctcaagccaagcaaaacttaggatttcgccttgaaacacattcgaggcaagttctagacctttcacacgggtacttggactagcaacaaagcatctcacccctcacacaactggattgttaaagaggatagagtcgagggcccacaacgaccacattcaataTTGAAAATCAttatggttcgattaaaccactcgatggt is a window from the Nicotiana tomentosiformis chromosome 10, ASM39032v3, whole genome shotgun sequence genome containing:
- the LOC138900622 gene encoding uncharacterized protein; amino-acid sequence: MVNFDVILGMDWLSPCHAMLDFHAKTVTLVMPGFPWIEWRGSLDYVPSIVISYLKSQRIVGKGCLSYLAFVRDVGTDTRIIDSVPVVRDFLDVFPTDLPGMPPDKDIDFGIDLVPGTKPISTPLYHMTPPELKELKEQLQELLDKGDVTIGDDGVLKMQDRICVPNVDGIRCTPLMNVYDLRFEILPLKALSDATDDA